A genomic window from Pseudocitrobacter corydidari includes:
- a CDS encoding lysozyme, whose product MLTLNEINSFRANARYTRYQCIKLSPPKFMKPSPSCLRLMKSYEQLRTQPYDDQTGRSVINYCSGATIGYGHLIKDRNEFEKYRQGINESTADSLFESDLYKYIHGVRTDVLVDLTQNEFDALVIMAFNIGKNAFKHSTVLEIINGRNTKNLRDAWNQFRYSQGKVMKGLINRRACEMNVFFDGVYKKI is encoded by the coding sequence ATCAATGTATTAAACTTTCTCCCCCAAAATTCATGAAGCCTTCCCCCTCCTGCCTCCGATTAATGAAGTCTTATGAACAGTTACGCACGCAGCCTTATGACGATCAAACAGGAAGGTCAGTAATTAATTACTGCTCAGGCGCAACCATAGGATATGGACATTTAATAAAAGACAGAAATGAATTCGAAAAATATAGACAAGGAATTAATGAATCCACCGCTGATTCGCTCTTTGAGAGCGACCTATACAAATATATACATGGCGTCAGGACAGATGTGTTGGTAGATCTGACACAAAATGAATTTGATGCATTAGTAATAATGGCTTTCAACATTGGGAAAAATGCTTTTAAACATTCAACAGTATTGGAAATAATTAATGGTAGAAATACAAAAAACCTCCGTGACGCCTGGAATCAGTTTCGCTATTCTCAGGGAAAAGTGATGAAAGGACTCATCAATCGGCGTGCATGTGAAATGAATGTTTTCTTTGATGGAGTGTATAAAAAAATATGA